The Amycolatopsis endophytica genome includes the window TGAAGTGGGCCGTCGACGAGGCCCGGCGCCGGGGGTGCGCACTGGTGCAGCTCACCTCCGACGGCTCCCGCACCCGCGCGCACACCTTCTACGAGCGGCTCGGTTTCGAGCCGACCCACGTGGGCTTCAAGCTCACCCTGTAGTTCCCCCGATGCCACGGGGTCGTTGCGCCTCTCCGAAGTAAACGGTACGGTTGAGTTTACTTAGCCGGACCTCCCGAAGAGAGATGCCATGATCGTCATCACCACCCCGACCGGAAACATCGGACACCAGGTCCTCGGCCACGTACTCGCCGCGGGCAGACCGGTTCGCGTGATCGCGCGGAACCCGTCCGGACTGCCCGGCGACGTTCGCGACCGCGCCGAGGTCATCCCCGGATCGCACGGCGACCCGGAAGTCCTCGCCCGCGCCTTGGACGGCGCCGAAGCCGTGTTCTGGCTCGCGCCGGGCGACCGCCGTGCCACGAGCATCGACGACGTCTACCGCGGCTTCACCCGTCCCGCCCTCGAAGCTCTGAGCGGCGTGCAGCGCGTCGTCGACGTCAGCGCGCTGGGCCGCGGCACCCCGTATGCCGGTCAGGCGGGCCACGTCACGGCCTCACTGGCCATGGACGACCTCATCGCGGACACCGGAGTCGCCTTCCGCGCGCTGGCCGCGGCGTCGTTCATGGACAACGTCCTCCGGCAGGCCCGGTCGATCGCGGAACAGGGCACGTTCTTCGACGTCCTCTCCCCCGACCGGGCGCTGCCGTGGGTGGCCACCCGCGACATCGCGGCGGTCGCGGCACGCCTGCTGCTCGACGGCACCTGGACCGGCCGCGGCGAGGTCCCGCTGCTCGGCCCGGAACACCTGTCCTACGCCGGGATCGCCGACATCGTGTCGGAGGTGCTGGACAAGCCCGTGCGGTACGAGCAGATCCCGGCCGAGACGCTGTACGACGCGATGACCGGCTCCGGCGCATCCGAAGCGCAGGGACGGGCGATGGTCGAGATGGCCACCGCGAAGGAGAAGGGTCTCGACGACGGGGTCGCCCGTACCCCGCGCCACGCGACCGACACACCCACCACGTTCCGCCAGTGGTGCGAGGACGTCCTGGCGCCGGCGGTCCGGCAGGCCTGATGCCGGGAACCCGGCCCACCGCCGGGTTCCCCGCACGATCAGGTCGCGGCTTCGACCGGGCTGCGAAACTGCGCCGAGTACAGCCGGTGGTACGCGCCCTCCGCGGCGATCAGCTCGTCGTGCGTGCCCTGCTCCACGATCCGCCCCGATTCCATCACCAGGATGAGATCGGCGTCGCGGATCGTGGACAGGCGGTGCGCGATCACGAAACTCGTCCGGTCGGTCCGCAGCGCAGCCATCGCCTGCTGCAGCAGCGCTTCGGTGCGGGTGTCCACCGAGCTGGTCGCCTCGTCGAGGATCAGCAGCGACGGGTCGGCGAGGAACGCCCGCGCGATCGTCACCAGCTGCTTCTCCCCCGCGCTGAGGTTGGTGCCCTCGTCGTCGATCACCGTTTCGTAGCCGTCGGGCAGGCTGCGCACGAACCGGTCGACGAACGTGGCCCGCGCGGCGGCCTCGACCTGTTCGGCCGACGCGCCCGGGTTGCCGTAGGCGATGTTCTCCCGGATCGTGCCGTTGAACAGCCACGTGTCCTGCAGCACCATGCCGGTCTGGCCACGCAGCTCGTCGCGCGTCAGGTCGGTGATGTCCACGCCGTCGAGCGTGATGCGCCCCGCGTTCAGTTCGTAGAACCGCATGATCAGGTTCACCAGCGTGGTCTTGCCCGCACCGGTCGGGCCCACGATCGCCACGGTGTGCCCCGGTTCGGCCACCAGCGACAGGTCCTCGATCAGCGGTTTGGACGGATCGTAGGAGAACTCGACGTGCTCGAACTCGACCCGGCCGCGGCGCTGCTCGGGCAGCTTCGGCGACGTGGTGTCCGGCTTCTGCTCCGCGGCGTCGAGCAGTTCGAACACCCGCTCGGCCGACGCGACACCGGACTGCAGCAGGTTCGCCAGGGACGCGGCCTGCGTCAGCGGCTGCGTGAACTGCCGCGAATACTGCAGGAACGCCTGCACGTCGCCCAGCGTCATGGTCCCCGTCGCCACCCGCAGGCCACCGACGACGGCGAGCACGACGTAGCTGAGGTTCGACAGGAACATCATCGCGGGCATGATGATCCCGGAGATGAACTGCGCGCCCATTCCGGCCTTGTAGAGGTTTTCGTTGCGGCGCCCGAACTCCTCCTCGACCTCGCGGCGCCGCCCGAACACCTTCACCAGCTCGTGCCCGGAAAACGCCTCCTCGATGTGCGCGTTGAGCGATCCGGTGTGCTTCCACTGCGCCACGAACAGCTTCTGCGAACGCTTCCCGATCACACTGGTCAGCACGATCGACACCGGCACCACGAGCAGCGCGATGACCGCCAGCAGCGGCGACACCACGAACATCATCACCAGCACGCCGATCAGCGTGAGCAGCGCCGTGAGCAGCTGGCTCAGCGCCTGCTGCAGCGTCAGGGAGATGTTGTCGATGTCGTTGGTGACGCGCGACAGCAGCTCACCGCGCGGCTGCCCGTCGAAGTACCGCAACGGCAACCGGTGCAGCTTCGCCTCGACGTCCTCGCGGAGCCGGAACACCACGCGCTGCGTCGCGCCGTTGAGGAGGTACCCCTGCAGCCACGCGAACAGCGACGCGGCCACGTACAGCGCGAGCACCCACATGAGTACCGTGCCGAGCGCATCGAAGTCGATGCCCGAACCGGGCACGATGTTCATCCGCAGGAGCATGTCGGCGAGGTTGTCGTTCCCCCCGGCCCGCGCCGCCGCGACGGCCTGCTCCGTGGTGACACCCGCGGGCAGGCGGCTGGAGATGAAACCACCGAAGATGATGTCCGTCGCGTGACCGAGGATCTTGGGGCCCACCACGGAGAACGCGACGCTGACGACACCGAGCGCGACGACGGACACGAGCGTGACGCGCTCGGGCCGCAGCCGGCCCAGCAGACGGCGCGCACCGTCGGCGAAACTCTTCGGCTTCTGCCCCGGCGCGCCGGGCGCTCCCGGCATCCCACCCGGCCTGGTCACGCGGCCTCCTCAGCCGTCATCTGCGACTCCACGATTTCGAGGTAGGTGGGACAATCGCGCAGCAGCTCGCGGTGCGTGCCGAGCCCGACGATCTCCCCGTTCTCCAGCACGACGATCTGGTCGGCGTGCACGATGGTCGAAACCCGTTGCGCGACAACGATCATCGCGGCCTCGGCGGTGTGCGGCGCCAGCGCGGCGCGCAGGCGCGCGTCGGTCGCCAGGTCCAGCGCCGAGAACGAGTCGTCGAACAGGTAGACCTCCGGTTTGCGCACGAGCGCACGGGCGATCGCGATCCGCTGACGCTGTCCGCCGGAGACGTTCGTGCCGCCCTGCGCGATCGGCGCCGCCAGGCCACCGGGCATCTCCGCCACGAACTCACGCGCCTGCGCGATCTCCAGCGCCTCCCACAGCTCGTCGTCTCCCGCGTCCGGGTTGCCGTAGCGCAGGTTGCTCGCGACCGTGCCGGTGAACAGGTACGGCCGCTGCGGCACCAGCCCGATGCGGTTCCACAGCACGTCCGGGTCCAGATCGCGGACGTCGACCCCGTCGACCAGAACCTGCCCCGCCGTCGCGTCCATGAGCCGCGGGATCAGCGACAGCAGGGTGGTCTTGCCCGCGCCGGTGCTGCCGATGATCGCGGTGGTCTTGCCCGCCTCGGCCCGGAACGTGATGTCGCGCAGCACCGGGTCCGCCGCGCCGGGGAACCGGAACTCCACGCCGCGCAGCTCCACGGCGCCGTGTTCACGCAGCTGACGAACCGGCTGCCGCGGCGGCACCACCGACGAATCGGTGTCCAGCACCTCCGCGATCCGCTCGGCACACACCGACGCGCGCGGAATCATCGTCGCGATGAACGTCGCCATGGTGACCGACATCAGGATCTGCACCAAATAGCTCAGGAACGCCGTCAGCGCCCCGATCTGCATCTCCCCCGTCTCCACGCGGTGCGCGCCGAACCACAGCACGGCGACGCTGGACGCGTTGAGCACGAGCATCACCGACGGGAAGATCAGCGCCTGGAGCCTGCCGACCCGCAGCGCGGTGCCCGTCAGCTCACCGTTGGCGGCGGCGAACCGCCGCACCTCGTCGCGCTCACGCACGAACGCCCGCACCACGCGGATACCCGACAGCTGTTCGCGCAGCACCCGGTTGACGCGGTCGATCAGTACCTGCATGCGCCGGAACTGCGGCACCATCCGCGACACGATCAGCCCGATCACCGCCAGCAGCACCGGCACCGCGACCAGCAGCAGCCAGGACAACCCCACGTCCTGCCGCAGCGCGAGCACGATGCCGCCGACGCACATGATCGGCGCGACGATCAGCATCGTGCTGCCCAGCACCACGATCATCTGCACCTGCTGCACGTCGTTGGTGGTGCGGGTGATCAGCGACGGCGCCCCGAACTGCGCCACCTCGCGCGCGGAAAAACCCCCGACGCGGTGGAAGATCGCACCGCGGACGTCGCGCCCGAACCCGGCCGCGCTGCGCGCGCCGAAGTACACCGCGGCGATCGAGCAGGCGATCTGCAGCAGCGTGACGGCCAGCATCCAGCCGCCGGTCGAGAAGATGTAACCGGTGTCGCCGGTGGCCACACCGTGGTCGATGATGTCGGCGTTGAGGCTCGGCAGGTAGAGCGAGGCGATGGTGCCCACGAGCTGCAGCACCAGGACAGCCGCGAGCGCTCGCCAGTACGGACGCAGGAATGTCCGTAAGATCCGGTTGAGCACGATTCCCCCTAGGAAACGATCGGTATTTACTGTGTAGACTAACCGAGTAAGAAACGCAACGTATTTTAGGAGGGAGTCACGAGGTGTCCAGGCGCCACGGCGAGGAGCTGGAGTCAGCCATCCTGCAGGCGGCCTGGGACGAGCTGGTCGAGGTCGGCTACGCCAAGCTGACCATGGAATCGGTGGCCGTGCGGGCGGGCACCAGCAAGCCGGTCATCTACCGCCGCTGGCCCGGCCGCGCCGAGCTCGTCCTCGCCGCGTGGCGCAGGCGGGTGCCCAGGGAGGGCGACCTGCCCGACACCGGCAACCTCCGCGCCGACCTGCTCACCCTGCTGGAGCGGACTCTCCACCGCTTCGACGACACCCCGCGGGACGTCCTCGCCGGCCTGATGACGGAAACCTTCCGCGATCCCGAGGTGTTCGCCCTGTTGCTCAAGCAGATCGCCGCCGCGACACACCGTCCGAGCATCGAGACGATCGTCGGCCGCGCCGTGGAGCGCGGCGAAATCCGCCCGGTGGAACTCACCGCGCGCGCCGCCCGGCTCCCCCTCGACCTCATTCGCGTGGAAGCCGCGTTCTACCACCGGGAAATCACTGAGAAAACGATTACCGAAATCGTCGACGACGTATTCCTGCCCCTCTTGCGCGGACTGGCACGATAAGGGTTCACTGACAGGAATGCCCCGCTCCGGCAGCGGGTACCACTCCCGTTGACGGGAAAGCACACCGAAGTAACTTGGAGGCGGTGTCGGCTGATGAGCACCGCTGATCAGATCGTCGTCGAGCAACACGACCTGGCCGGCTGCACCGTCGTCGATCTTGACGGCAGACTCGACGCACGGACCTACGGCATACTGCGCGACAGCCTGATCAAACTGGCGATCGAACAACCGAGAGCACTGCTCGTCCGGGCCGACCGGCTGGAGGTGACCAGCACCTCCGCCCTGACCGTGTTCTCCGCGGTCTGGATGCGCATCAACCAGTGGCCCGCCGTGCCGATGGTGCTGGTCACCGGGGACGAGCAGCAGCGTCGCCTGATCGACTTCAGCGGTGTGCGGCGGTACGTGCCGACCTACTCGTCACTGGTGGACGCGCTGGACGCGATCGAAGAGCCACCGCAGCGCCGCCGCCACACGGCCGACTTTCCGCCGATCCCGGCCAGCTCCCACGCCGCCCGTGCGTTCGTGCGGGAAACCTGCCGCGACTGGAACGTGGTGGCCCGGCTGGAGGACGCGCTGGGAGTCGCTTCCGAGCTCATCGAGAACGCCGTCACCCACGCCGGAACCGAGCTGGAGCTGCGTGTGGAGCTGCGCTTGGGCTACCTCACGATCGCCGTGCGGGACCAGAACTCGAAGCAGGCCGTGTTGCGGCAGAGCGCGCAGGGCCGGTTGTCGGGCTACGGCCTGCAGGTGGTCGCCGCGCTGTCCCTGGCCTGGGGGTGTTCACCCACCCTCGGCGGCGGCAAGGTGGTCTGGGCCGTCCTCAGCCTGGTTCCGCACCGGCTCGCCACGTTCACGGTATGAGGTCGACGACACCGTCCTGGGCTTCCATCACGAGGATCGCGCCCGTCGAATCGCCACGGCGGTTGCGCAGGGCACCGCAGGCGACGCGCAGCACGACCGCCCGGCCCCGCCGGTTCACCGCGTCCATGGTGATGCGTTCGAAGTAGGCGGGATCGGCCAGCGCCGGCCGCACCATCGGGCGCAGATCGGCCACCGGCAGGCCGATGTCGAGGTTGAGCAGGTGTTCGCCCTCGACCTCGTTCCGGCGCAGCCCCCACAGGTCCTCGGCGCCCGCGTTCCACGCCACCACCCGCATCTGCTGGTCCACGACCACCACCCCGGCCTGCAGCGAGGTGAGGATCGACTCCAGGAACTCGTTGAGGTCGTCGAGTTCGGTCGTGCGGTCACGCAGGGTGTTGTTGATGGTCTGCAGCTCGTCGTTGGTCGACTGGAGTTCCTCGTTGGTGGTCTCCAGCTCCTCGTTGGTCGACTGGAGCTCCTCGTTGGTCGTCTCCAGCTCCTCGATGGTCGACTGGAGCTCCTCGTTGGTGGTCTCCAGCTCCTCGGTGGTGGATTGCAGCTCCTCGTAAGCGTTTTCCCGTGCCCGGTTCGCGTTCGCCAGCTCGGCCACCAGCCGGTGCGTCGTGGTCACGTCGTGGAAGACCACGGACACGCCGACCAGATCTCCGGACTGCACGATCAGCGGGCTGAAGTGCAGCTCGAGCGCCAGCAGGTCCCCCGGCCCGCGCTGCCACTCGACCCCCTTCGCGCGCACCGCCCGCCGATCGCCGCGCACCTGGTCGATGTAGCTGCGCAACTCGACCGGCCGGTAGGAGATCTCCAGGTCCCGCAACAGCCGTCCGACATCGCGTTCGCTCAGGTTGAACATCTGCCCGGCCTGCTCGTTGATCAGCGCGACCGCGTCGTCGGAGGTGACCACGATCTGCGCGACCGGATTGGCCGCGAAGGTCAGCGACCGCAGCTCGTCGAGCCGGTCGAGCACCGTTTGCCGGTCGGCGGGCAGGCTGTGGTTGAACGGCGAGTTCACGGCCACCGGATTCGCGCCGAGCTTCCGGAAGATCCGGAAGCGCAGGTTGACCGGATCGAAGATGCGGCTGTGTGACAGCAGCATCTCGGCCTTGCCCATGAACAGCACGCCGCGCGGCACGAGCGCGAAGTGCAGTTTGCGCAGAATACTGGTCTGGGCGTCCGCGTTGAAGTACATCAGCGTGTTGCGGCAGACCAGCAGGTCGATGCGCGAGATGGGCGCGTCCTGCACCAGGTCGTTGCGCCCGAAGATCACCGAGCGGCGCAGCTCCTTGTGGAAGGAGTACCGCCCGGCCTGGTGCTCGAAGTACCGGGACACGTAGTCCGCGGGCAGCCCCTCGATGTCCCGTGACGAGTAGACGGCCTGCCGGGCCTGGGCGAGCGCCTCCTCGTCGACATCCGTGGCGTAGATCTTCACCCGATGCCGGAACTGCTCGATCCCCATCGCTTCGGCCAGCGCGATGGCGAGGCTGTACGCCTCCTCTCCCGAGGCGCACCCGGCGCTCCAGACCCGCACCGGGTCGTCCGGCCCGCGCTCGGCCAGCACCATGGGGATGATCTCGGACTGCAGAAAGTCCCACGCGTCCGCGTCACGGAAGAAGTTCGTGACGTTGATCAGGATCGTGTTGAACAACGCGCCGAACTCGTCGCCGTTGACCTGCAGGAAGTCGAGGTAGTCGACGAAACTGGCGCAGCCGACGGTGTGCATCCGCCGGTTGACGCGCCGCATGAGGCTGCTGCGCTTGTACCCGGTGAAGTCGAAGCCGCGCGTCTCCTTGAGGTACTCGAGAATGGCCTCGAAGCCCTCGTCCGTCGCCGACTCGATCTGCTCGTCCACGTGCGGACCCTACGTCAGTGTTCAAGCGGTTTCATCGGAGGCGTCGTCGGCCTCGTCCACGATCGGAAGTTCCTCGAACAGGAAGGTCCGCAGCACCCCGGCGGCGTGGTCCGCTTCCGCGCGATGCCGTTCGTAGCGGGCGGAAACGAGGTGGAAGCCGCGGTGGTCGGCGTCCTGGCTCATCCGGATCGCGAGGTCCCGCTTCTCCTCCAGCGCACGCAGCGCCGCCCAGAGCGCCTGCTCGATTCCGAGGGACTGCTGGTAAAACAAGGCTTTCGCGGTCCACGCGTGCCCGACCCGGCACCGGTACCGCGTGCCCGCCTCGTCGAGCGAGTGCAGCACGCCGTGGCAGTCCGGGCACGCCAGGCCCGAGGGCTGGGACACGTCGAACACCTCCCGCGACACCACGTTGGCGTTACCCTCGGACCGGGCGATACGTGCCTCGACCTCGTCGACGGCCGGTCCCGGATCGTTGCTCTCGCCGTCGACGACCTCCCGTACCCGTTCGGCGAGGACGCCGCCGATCTTCCCGCTCGGCAGGACGTGGTCGACCGCGACCCGCGCGAGCGCGTTGTCCGGCATCGCCCGGTAGATGGCTTCGTGGGGATCCTGCGCCACGGCAACGCCTCCACGAGCCTTGATCGCGGCCAGACCCGCGGTGCCGTCGTCGAGCGCGCCCGAGAGCACCACGCCGATGACACGCGGTCCGCGGTCGACGGCGGCGGACCGGAACAGGGCATCCACCGCGGGCCGGTACCCGTTCTCGGTCGGGCCGCGGGACAACACGATCCGCCCGTCGTGCACCAGCAGGTGGTGGTCCGGCACCGCGGTGTAGAGGTGCG containing:
- a CDS encoding TetR/AcrR family transcriptional regulator, which translates into the protein MSRRHGEELESAILQAAWDELVEVGYAKLTMESVAVRAGTSKPVIYRRWPGRAELVLAAWRRRVPREGDLPDTGNLRADLLTLLERTLHRFDDTPRDVLAGLMTETFRDPEVFALLLKQIAAATHRPSIETIVGRAVERGEIRPVELTARAARLPLDLIRVEAAFYHREITEKTITEIVDDVFLPLLRGLAR
- a CDS encoding chemotaxis protein CheB, whose amino-acid sequence is MAGQPRDLIVVGASAGGVEALREFAAGLPADLPAAVLVVLHLPPGGASALPAILDRAGPLHALSARDGEPLRRAHLYTAVPDHHLLVHDGRIVLSRGPTENGYRPAVDALFRSAAVDRGPRVIGVVLSGALDDGTAGLAAIKARGGVAVAQDPHEAIYRAMPDNALARVAVDHVLPSGKIGGVLAERVREVVDGESNDPGPAVDEVEARIARSEGNANVVSREVFDVSQPSGLACPDCHGVLHSLDEAGTRYRCRVGHAWTAKALFYQQSLGIEQALWAALRALEEKRDLAIRMSQDADHRGFHLVSARYERHRAEADHAAGVLRTFLFEELPIVDEADDASDETA
- a CDS encoding NmrA family NAD(P)-binding protein; this encodes MIVITTPTGNIGHQVLGHVLAAGRPVRVIARNPSGLPGDVRDRAEVIPGSHGDPEVLARALDGAEAVFWLAPGDRRATSIDDVYRGFTRPALEALSGVQRVVDVSALGRGTPYAGQAGHVTASLAMDDLIADTGVAFRALAAASFMDNVLRQARSIAEQGTFFDVLSPDRALPWVATRDIAAVAARLLLDGTWTGRGEVPLLGPEHLSYAGIADIVSEVLDKPVRYEQIPAETLYDAMTGSGASEAQGRAMVEMATAKEKGLDDGVARTPRHATDTPTTFRQWCEDVLAPAVRQA
- a CDS encoding ABC transporter ATP-binding protein, whose product is MPGAPGAPGQKPKSFADGARRLLGRLRPERVTLVSVVALGVVSVAFSVVGPKILGHATDIIFGGFISSRLPAGVTTEQAVAAARAGGNDNLADMLLRMNIVPGSGIDFDALGTVLMWVLALYVAASLFAWLQGYLLNGATQRVVFRLREDVEAKLHRLPLRYFDGQPRGELLSRVTNDIDNISLTLQQALSQLLTALLTLIGVLVMMFVVSPLLAVIALLVVPVSIVLTSVIGKRSQKLFVAQWKHTGSLNAHIEEAFSGHELVKVFGRRREVEEEFGRRNENLYKAGMGAQFISGIIMPAMMFLSNLSYVVLAVVGGLRVATGTMTLGDVQAFLQYSRQFTQPLTQAASLANLLQSGVASAERVFELLDAAEQKPDTTSPKLPEQRRGRVEFEHVEFSYDPSKPLIEDLSLVAEPGHTVAIVGPTGAGKTTLVNLIMRFYELNAGRITLDGVDITDLTRDELRGQTGMVLQDTWLFNGTIRENIAYGNPGASAEQVEAAARATFVDRFVRSLPDGYETVIDDEGTNLSAGEKQLVTIARAFLADPSLLILDEATSSVDTRTEALLQQAMAALRTDRTSFVIAHRLSTIRDADLILVMESGRIVEQGTHDELIAAEGAYHRLYSAQFRSPVEAAT
- a CDS encoding ABC transporter ATP-binding protein → MLNRILRTFLRPYWRALAAVLVLQLVGTIASLYLPSLNADIIDHGVATGDTGYIFSTGGWMLAVTLLQIACSIAAVYFGARSAAGFGRDVRGAIFHRVGGFSAREVAQFGAPSLITRTTNDVQQVQMIVVLGSTMLIVAPIMCVGGIVLALRQDVGLSWLLLVAVPVLLAVIGLIVSRMVPQFRRMQVLIDRVNRVLREQLSGIRVVRAFVRERDEVRRFAAANGELTGTALRVGRLQALIFPSVMLVLNASSVAVLWFGAHRVETGEMQIGALTAFLSYLVQILMSVTMATFIATMIPRASVCAERIAEVLDTDSSVVPPRQPVRQLREHGAVELRGVEFRFPGAADPVLRDITFRAEAGKTTAIIGSTGAGKTTLLSLIPRLMDATAGQVLVDGVDVRDLDPDVLWNRIGLVPQRPYLFTGTVASNLRYGNPDAGDDELWEALEIAQAREFVAEMPGGLAAPIAQGGTNVSGGQRQRIAIARALVRKPEVYLFDDSFSALDLATDARLRAALAPHTAEAAMIVVAQRVSTIVHADQIVVLENGEIVGLGTHRELLRDCPTYLEIVESQMTAEEAA
- a CDS encoding STAS domain-containing protein encodes the protein MSTADQIVVEQHDLAGCTVVDLDGRLDARTYGILRDSLIKLAIEQPRALLVRADRLEVTSTSALTVFSAVWMRINQWPAVPMVLVTGDEQQRRLIDFSGVRRYVPTYSSLVDALDAIEEPPQRRRHTADFPPIPASSHAARAFVRETCRDWNVVARLEDALGVASELIENAVTHAGTELELRVELRLGYLTIAVRDQNSKQAVLRQSAQGRLSGYGLQVVAALSLAWGCSPTLGGGKVVWAVLSLVPHRLATFTV
- a CDS encoding CheR family methyltransferase → MDEQIESATDEGFEAILEYLKETRGFDFTGYKRSSLMRRVNRRMHTVGCASFVDYLDFLQVNGDEFGALFNTILINVTNFFRDADAWDFLQSEIIPMVLAERGPDDPVRVWSAGCASGEEAYSLAIALAEAMGIEQFRHRVKIYATDVDEEALAQARQAVYSSRDIEGLPADYVSRYFEHQAGRYSFHKELRRSVIFGRNDLVQDAPISRIDLLVCRNTLMYFNADAQTSILRKLHFALVPRGVLFMGKAEMLLSHSRIFDPVNLRFRIFRKLGANPVAVNSPFNHSLPADRQTVLDRLDELRSLTFAANPVAQIVVTSDDAVALINEQAGQMFNLSERDVGRLLRDLEISYRPVELRSYIDQVRGDRRAVRAKGVEWQRGPGDLLALELHFSPLIVQSGDLVGVSVVFHDVTTTHRLVAELANANRARENAYEELQSTTEELETTNEELQSTIEELETTNEELQSTNEELETTNEELQSTNDELQTINNTLRDRTTELDDLNEFLESILTSLQAGVVVVDQQMRVVAWNAGAEDLWGLRRNEVEGEHLLNLDIGLPVADLRPMVRPALADPAYFERITMDAVNRRGRAVVLRVACGALRNRRGDSTGAILVMEAQDGVVDLIP